The following coding sequences are from one Pocillopora verrucosa isolate sample1 chromosome 5, ASM3666991v2, whole genome shotgun sequence window:
- the LOC136281342 gene encoding uncharacterized protein isoform X2 → MDAKRNVCSKSSEKISRISVAISVTSLTLVTLLFMRIEFVYNNSKALETRLENRIQRIDDDLKTNIERIVKKRLQIYENASTTRRKERPDVIFGFESKVRSVSSVIRDYQRERRNVAAGTITLQQVRREINNKLNQSCSVNKKICQTGPPGPPGALGYPGYKGEKGATGKTGSRGPSGAIGAPGASGKRGPVGPQGVKGDKGDKGSVGARGIRGETGMKGRQGQQGSIGLKGSKGNRGLVGIQGSKGECVVPLKISVYPVSQEVFADEPVIFYCWVQGHLSSKITWRKLGGTLSNATAEDGALRISSVQRSHAGLYTCTAHTGLGMFQILSRLHVKEPPKFTNRPPTVVGAIPGTNVTLCCEASGSPRPNVEWFQAQKASVSFPVFQEDGCLLIKMVKEDVDFICRAKNSFGMAETTTTVIAEIFGGLEQSVILASNNHHLHTLRVWLGPVLQSQSSYWKRCWRASVHGWASTTFHSKCDNKGPTVTIIRVGKYIFGGYTSTSWLSNCEYQYSSKAFLFSLVNKPGWAPKKLSQTGKHRHGGHSINGCSSYGPTFGGGHDVSVKNHASSNTNSYSNLGYTYSPPSGHSYLQSFTKSFLAGSYNFQPDEVEVFYETT, encoded by the exons ATGGATGCAAAGAGGAACGTCTGCTCGAAATCTAGTGAAAAGATCAGCAGAATTTCCGTGGCTATTTCAGTGACTTCTTTGACTCTTGTAACATTGTTGTTTATGAGGATCGAGTTTGTGTACAACAATTCGAAAGCGCTGGAAACAAGGCTTGAAAACCGAATTCAGCGGATTGACGATGacctgaaaacaaacatagaGAGAATAGTGAAGAAGAGGttacaaatttatgaaaatgcATCCACAACAAGGAGAAAGGAAAGGCCTGATGTTATATTTG GTTTTGAAAGCAAAGTAAGAAGTGTGTCATCAGTTATCCGTGATTATCaaagagagagaagaaatgTTGCTGCAGGAACAATAACTCTGCAGCAAGTCCGCCGGGAAATTAACAACAAACTCAATCAATCCTGCAGTGTTAACAAGAAGATTTGTCAGACAGGACCTCCAGGTCCTCCAGGTGCCCTCGGTTATCCAGGGTACAAGGGAGAAAAAGGAGCCACAGGGAAAACCGGCTCACGAGGCCCTTCGGGTGCTATCGGGGCTCCAGGCGCGAGTGGCAAAAGAGGACCTGTGGGACCTCAAGGAGTAAAAGGCGACAAGGGTGACAAAGGGTCCGTTGGAGCGCGCGGGATTAGAGGAGAGACTGGAATGAAGGGTCGTCAAGGACAACAAGGATCTATTGGCTTAAAAGGAAGCAAAGGCAACAGAGGATTGGTTGGTATTCAGGGATCAAAGGGAGAATGTGTTGTTCCACTGAAGATCAGTGTGTATCCAGTATCTCAGGAAGTCTTTGCGGACGAGCCTGTAATATTTTACTGTTGGGTTCAAGGCCATCTGTCGTCCAAAATAACGTGGCGTAAACTTGGAGGTACTCTATCTAATGCTACTGCGGAAGATGGTGCGCTTCGAATAAGCAGCGTACAAAGGTCACATGCTGGGTTGTACACATGTACAGCTCACACTGGTTTGGGAATGTTCCAAATATTAAGCAGATTGCATGTAAAAG agCCACCTAAATTTACCAACAGGCCTCCTACAGTGGTCGGTGCAATTCCAGGAACTAATGTGACCCTCTGCTGCGAGGCCTCAGGTTCTCCTCGTCCAAACGTGGAATGGTTCCAGGCACAAAAGGCTTCTgtctcatttcctgtttttcagGAAGATGGATGTCTTCTGATTAAGATGGTTAAAGAAGACGTAGATTTCATCTGCCGGGCTAAAAACAGCTTCGGAATGGCAGAGACAACAACGACGGTGATTGCAGAGATATTTGGAG gtttGGAGCAATCAGTAATACTGGCAAGCAATAATCATCACCTGCACACTTTGAGAGTTTGGTTAGGACCTGTTCTGCAAAGCCAGTCCTCTTACTGGAAGCGCTGCTGGCGAGCATCAGTGCATGGTTGGGCCAGCACTACCTTCCATTCAAAATGTGACAACAAAGGGCCGACAGTGACCATTATTCGTGTTGGAAAATACATCTTTGGTGGATACACCAGCACATCATGGC TTTCCAACTGTGAATACCAGTACAGTTCAAAGGCCTTtttgttctcattggttaaCAAGCCTGGCTGGGCACCAAAGAAACTGTCTCAAACAGGAAAGCATCGTCATGGTGGCCATTCCATAAACGGTTGTTCAAGCTATGGACCCACATTTGGTGGAGGACACGATGTCAGCGTTAAGAACCACGCCTCTTCCAACACAAATTCTTACTCAAACCTTGGATACACCTACAGTCCACCATCTGGCCACAGTTATTTACAATCCTTCACCAAATCATTCTTAGCTGGAAGTTACAACTTTCAACCTGACGAAGTTGAAGTGTTTTATGAAACTACTTGA
- the LOC136281342 gene encoding uncharacterized protein isoform X1 — MDAKRNVCSKSSEKISRISVAISVTSLTLVTLLFMRIEFVYNNSKALETRLENRIQRIDDDLKTNIERIVKKRLQIYENASTTRRKERPDVIFGFESKVRSVSSVIRDYQRERRNVAAGTITLQQVRREINNKLNQSCSVNKKICQTGPPGPPGALGYPGYKGEKGATGKTGSRGPSGAIGAPGASGKRGPVGPQGVKGDKGDKGSVGARGIRGETGMKGRQGQQGSIGLKGSKGNRGLVGIQGSKGECVVPLKISVYPVSQEVFADEPVIFYCWVQGHLSSKITWRKLGGTLSNATAEDGALRISSVQRSHAGLYTCTAHTGLGMFQILSRLHVKDPPKFTNRPPTVVGAIPGTNVTLCCEASGSPRPNVEWFQAQKSSVSFPVFQENGCLHIKMVKEDVDFICRAKNSFGLAETTTTVIAEVLGEPPKFTNRPPTVVGAIPGTNVTLCCEASGSPRPNVEWFQAQKASVSFPVFQEDGCLLIKMVKEDVDFICRAKNSFGMAETTTTVIAEIFGGLEQSVILASNNHHLHTLRVWLGPVLQSQSSYWKRCWRASVHGWASTTFHSKCDNKGPTVTIIRVGKYIFGGYTSTSWLSNCEYQYSSKAFLFSLVNKPGWAPKKLSQTGKHRHGGHSINGCSSYGPTFGGGHDVSVKNHASSNTNSYSNLGYTYSPPSGHSYLQSFTKSFLAGSYNFQPDEVEVFYETT, encoded by the exons ATGGATGCAAAGAGGAACGTCTGCTCGAAATCTAGTGAAAAGATCAGCAGAATTTCCGTGGCTATTTCAGTGACTTCTTTGACTCTTGTAACATTGTTGTTTATGAGGATCGAGTTTGTGTACAACAATTCGAAAGCGCTGGAAACAAGGCTTGAAAACCGAATTCAGCGGATTGACGATGacctgaaaacaaacatagaGAGAATAGTGAAGAAGAGGttacaaatttatgaaaatgcATCCACAACAAGGAGAAAGGAAAGGCCTGATGTTATATTTG GTTTTGAAAGCAAAGTAAGAAGTGTGTCATCAGTTATCCGTGATTATCaaagagagagaagaaatgTTGCTGCAGGAACAATAACTCTGCAGCAAGTCCGCCGGGAAATTAACAACAAACTCAATCAATCCTGCAGTGTTAACAAGAAGATTTGTCAGACAGGACCTCCAGGTCCTCCAGGTGCCCTCGGTTATCCAGGGTACAAGGGAGAAAAAGGAGCCACAGGGAAAACCGGCTCACGAGGCCCTTCGGGTGCTATCGGGGCTCCAGGCGCGAGTGGCAAAAGAGGACCTGTGGGACCTCAAGGAGTAAAAGGCGACAAGGGTGACAAAGGGTCCGTTGGAGCGCGCGGGATTAGAGGAGAGACTGGAATGAAGGGTCGTCAAGGACAACAAGGATCTATTGGCTTAAAAGGAAGCAAAGGCAACAGAGGATTGGTTGGTATTCAGGGATCAAAGGGAGAATGTGTTGTTCCACTGAAGATCAGTGTGTATCCAGTATCTCAGGAAGTCTTTGCGGACGAGCCTGTAATATTTTACTGTTGGGTTCAAGGCCATCTGTCGTCCAAAATAACGTGGCGTAAACTTGGAGGTACTCTATCTAATGCTACTGCGGAAGATGGTGCGCTTCGAATAAGCAGCGTACAAAGGTCACATGCTGGGTTGTACACATGTACAGCTCACACTGGTTTGGGAATGTTCCAAATATTAAGCAGATTGCATGTAAAAG acCCACCTAAATTTACCAACAGGCCTCCTACAGTGGTCGGTGCAATTCCAGGAACTAATGTGACCCTCTGCTGCGAGGCCTCAGGCTCTCCTCGTCCAAACGTAGAATGGTTCCAGGCCCAAAAGTCTTCTgtctcatttcctgtttttcaggaaaatggaTGTCTTCACATTAAGATGGTTAAAGAAGACGTAGATTTCATCTGCCGGGCTAAAAACAGCTTCGGATTGGCAGagacaacaacaacagtgaTTGCAGAAGTATTAGGAG agCCACCTAAATTTACCAACAGGCCTCCTACAGTGGTCGGTGCAATTCCAGGAACTAATGTGACCCTCTGCTGCGAGGCCTCAGGTTCTCCTCGTCCAAACGTGGAATGGTTCCAGGCACAAAAGGCTTCTgtctcatttcctgtttttcagGAAGATGGATGTCTTCTGATTAAGATGGTTAAAGAAGACGTAGATTTCATCTGCCGGGCTAAAAACAGCTTCGGAATGGCAGAGACAACAACGACGGTGATTGCAGAGATATTTGGAG gtttGGAGCAATCAGTAATACTGGCAAGCAATAATCATCACCTGCACACTTTGAGAGTTTGGTTAGGACCTGTTCTGCAAAGCCAGTCCTCTTACTGGAAGCGCTGCTGGCGAGCATCAGTGCATGGTTGGGCCAGCACTACCTTCCATTCAAAATGTGACAACAAAGGGCCGACAGTGACCATTATTCGTGTTGGAAAATACATCTTTGGTGGATACACCAGCACATCATGGC TTTCCAACTGTGAATACCAGTACAGTTCAAAGGCCTTtttgttctcattggttaaCAAGCCTGGCTGGGCACCAAAGAAACTGTCTCAAACAGGAAAGCATCGTCATGGTGGCCATTCCATAAACGGTTGTTCAAGCTATGGACCCACATTTGGTGGAGGACACGATGTCAGCGTTAAGAACCACGCCTCTTCCAACACAAATTCTTACTCAAACCTTGGATACACCTACAGTCCACCATCTGGCCACAGTTATTTACAATCCTTCACCAAATCATTCTTAGCTGGAAGTTACAACTTTCAACCTGACGAAGTTGAAGTGTTTTATGAAACTACTTGA